One genomic region from Streptomyces sp. NBC_01304 encodes:
- a CDS encoding SDR family NAD(P)-dependent oxidoreductase: MTGHNTPYLETHFGLQGRTALITGGSSGIGYAIAEGLAGAGARVVLMARREQQLREAVHKLRDRGHEADHVAADLGDRQALHTAADQAAAKYGEIDILVTSAGINLRPPMNDLTEADWDTTMAINLDAPYLLGQRFGPRMAERGWGRIIHIASQQTLRAFGNSGAYGVSKAAIAALTRSQAEAWSPHGVCVNALGPAFVKTPLTEPVFADPVRTQAMADRTMIGRNGDPEDHIGPAIFLASDAARFVTGQTLFADGGFSAT; this comes from the coding sequence ATGACCGGCCACAACACCCCGTACCTCGAAACGCACTTCGGCCTGCAAGGCCGAACCGCCCTCATCACCGGCGGCAGCTCCGGCATCGGATACGCCATCGCCGAAGGCCTCGCCGGGGCAGGAGCCCGAGTCGTGCTCATGGCCCGCCGCGAGCAGCAACTGCGCGAAGCCGTTCACAAGCTCCGCGACCGGGGCCACGAGGCCGACCACGTCGCGGCCGACCTCGGCGACAGGCAGGCCCTGCACACCGCCGCCGACCAAGCGGCAGCGAAGTACGGCGAGATCGACATCCTCGTCACCTCCGCCGGCATCAACCTCAGGCCCCCCATGAACGACCTCACCGAGGCCGACTGGGACACCACGATGGCGATCAACCTGGACGCCCCGTACCTCCTGGGCCAGCGCTTCGGCCCGCGCATGGCCGAGCGCGGCTGGGGCCGCATCATTCACATCGCCTCGCAGCAGACCCTCCGCGCCTTCGGCAACAGCGGCGCCTACGGGGTGTCGAAAGCCGCCATCGCCGCGCTCACCCGCTCTCAGGCGGAAGCCTGGTCCCCGCACGGCGTGTGCGTGAACGCGCTGGGCCCCGCGTTCGTGAAGACCCCGCTCACCGAGCCCGTCTTCGCCGACCCGGTCCGCACCCAGGCCATGGCCGACCGCACGATGATCGGCCGCAACGGAGATCCCGAGGACCACATCGGCCCGGCGATCTTCCTGGCGAGCGACGCGGCCCGCTTCGTCACGGGCCAGACCCTGTTCGCGGACGGCGGGTTCAGCGCGACCTGA
- a CDS encoding GntR family transcriptional regulator — protein MEQARARHTPDASSADARGRVPEQARGEHTHSEPAPPARVAVPVQRHSVRGQILEALRAALVGGELKPGEVYSAPVLGERFGVSATPVREAMQQLAHEGAVEVVPNRGFRVAERSARELAELAEIRALLEVPVMLRLARTIPAERWAELRPFAEATSVAAARGDLAAYVDTDRAFHGAILAMAGNQQLVMVADDLHRRSQWPLMSGPVHHRRADLVADAAEHSALLEALVAQDLDVVRSLVREHFTGAP, from the coding sequence GTGGAGCAGGCGAGAGCCCGGCACACTCCCGACGCCTCTTCGGCCGATGCCCGGGGCCGGGTCCCCGAGCAGGCCCGCGGCGAGCACACCCACAGCGAACCCGCGCCCCCGGCCCGCGTCGCGGTCCCCGTGCAGCGGCATTCCGTACGCGGCCAGATCCTCGAGGCCCTGCGGGCCGCGCTCGTCGGCGGCGAACTCAAGCCCGGCGAGGTCTACTCGGCACCGGTCCTCGGCGAACGCTTCGGGGTCTCGGCGACCCCCGTCCGCGAGGCCATGCAGCAGCTCGCGCACGAGGGCGCCGTCGAGGTCGTGCCCAACCGGGGCTTCCGGGTCGCCGAGCGCAGCGCCCGCGAACTCGCCGAACTCGCCGAGATCCGGGCCCTGTTGGAGGTCCCCGTGATGCTCCGCCTGGCCCGTACGATCCCCGCCGAACGCTGGGCCGAGCTGCGCCCGTTCGCCGAGGCGACCTCGGTGGCGGCGGCGCGGGGCGATCTGGCGGCGTACGTCGACACCGACCGGGCCTTCCACGGCGCGATCCTCGCGATGGCGGGCAACCAGCAGCTGGTGATGGTCGCCGACGATCTCCACCGCCGCTCGCAGTGGCCCCTGATGAGCGGCCCGGTGCACCACCGCAGGGCGGACCTGGTCGCGGACGCGGCGGAGCACTCGGCGCTGCTCGAGGCGCTGGTGGCGCAGGATCTGGATGTGGTGCGGTCGCTGGTACGCGAGCACTTCACGGGTGCCCCGTAG
- a CDS encoding (2Fe-2S)-binding protein, with protein sequence MSLNTLVPDVARPAPSAVADAYARLTEVFPGLRIQELGAGEQAPSGGGWVAAAQLAEGGAALDAFLAWDDAQVLRDYGQQARPDVIASFGLHRYAWPACLLITIPWFLHRRVPRLPVANVTFQRTLGRMAVRVEEFACLPDDPAAALPGARVVPDEEALRAEVRTAVAEHLGPVLDGWRPRMRRGPRALWGMATDEIVESLWYLAHLFGEERRAMEELERLLPGTTGPYVGTAAFRELTGPDGESLPTRDRASCCLFYTLRPEDTCVTCPRTCDAQRIVKLSATASR encoded by the coding sequence ATGTCCCTGAACACCTTGGTCCCAGACGTCGCCCGCCCGGCCCCTTCGGCCGTCGCGGATGCCTACGCGCGCCTGACCGAGGTCTTCCCCGGACTGCGGATCCAGGAGCTCGGCGCCGGTGAGCAGGCCCCGTCGGGCGGTGGCTGGGTCGCAGCCGCCCAGCTCGCGGAAGGCGGGGCCGCTCTCGATGCCTTTCTGGCGTGGGACGACGCGCAGGTGCTCAGGGACTACGGGCAGCAGGCCCGGCCGGACGTCATCGCCAGCTTCGGGCTGCACCGGTACGCCTGGCCGGCCTGCCTCCTGATCACCATCCCCTGGTTCCTGCACCGGCGGGTGCCGCGGCTGCCCGTGGCGAACGTCACCTTCCAGCGGACGCTCGGACGGATGGCCGTACGGGTCGAGGAGTTCGCCTGCCTGCCGGACGATCCGGCGGCCGCCCTGCCGGGTGCCCGGGTCGTGCCCGACGAGGAGGCGCTGCGCGCGGAGGTGCGTACGGCCGTCGCGGAACACCTGGGGCCGGTGCTCGACGGATGGCGTCCCCGGATGCGGCGCGGGCCGCGCGCCCTGTGGGGCATGGCGACCGACGAGATCGTCGAGAGCCTCTGGTACCTCGCCCACCTGTTCGGCGAGGAGCGGCGCGCGATGGAGGAGCTGGAGCGGCTCCTTCCGGGCACCACCGGGCCGTACGTCGGCACCGCGGCGTTCCGTGAACTGACCGGGCCCGACGGCGAATCGCTGCCGACCCGGGACCGGGCGAGCTGCTGCCTCTTCTACACGCTGCGTCCCGAGGACACCTGTGTGACGTGTCCCCGTACGTGCGACGCGCAGCGCATCGTCAAGCTGAGCGCAACCGCCTCCCGCTGA